One Paenibacillus riograndensis SBR5 DNA segment encodes these proteins:
- a CDS encoding Ger(x)C family spore germination protein has product MKTKRLSVLVLFVLLSVNLAGCWNSRELNELAIVSGIGIDRVKETGKLRVTFQVVNPSSTTTTQGASTNQSPISIYTVNDRTVFGALRRASKQATRQLFFAHAQLLVIGESLAEGGMNEVYDIFERSHELRLNTTVLVSRDTDAESILRVLLPQESVPSVGLGKKAENTSRVWGETPKVSVFQTIKEITGGGGFTISGVRMLGSVEEGQKKASLEQTKAETSILISGQAVFNKGKLQNWIDGPEARGTQWILDKIVETNMNIDSGDQAKAIAVNVVFSKTKVKVEMRDGLPVFHIHINEEGNLNETQSVINLSDNHEIRKLETGMEKLTEEEVREAFQAAQRAECDYFNFGNELKRLHPAEWKKVDKDWNQIFAKGTLKLQVHAYIRATGLRVTPLKAPE; this is encoded by the coding sequence ATGAAGACAAAACGTCTGTCAGTTCTTGTTCTCTTTGTCCTTCTGTCTGTTAACCTGGCCGGATGCTGGAACAGCAGAGAGCTGAACGAGCTTGCGATTGTAAGCGGGATCGGCATTGACCGGGTGAAGGAAACGGGGAAACTCCGGGTTACGTTCCAGGTTGTGAATCCTTCGTCCACTACCACTACCCAGGGGGCGAGCACCAACCAGTCGCCCATCTCCATTTATACGGTCAATGACCGGACAGTATTCGGGGCGCTCCGCAGAGCTTCTAAGCAGGCGACCCGGCAGCTTTTTTTTGCCCATGCTCAGCTTCTGGTGATAGGAGAATCGCTCGCAGAAGGCGGTATGAATGAGGTGTATGATATTTTTGAAAGATCCCATGAGCTTCGGCTGAATACAACTGTACTGGTGTCAAGAGATACGGATGCCGAGTCCATTCTGAGGGTGCTGCTGCCTCAGGAGAGCGTGCCCTCTGTCGGGCTGGGCAAAAAGGCGGAAAATACCTCAAGGGTCTGGGGGGAAACCCCAAAGGTCAGTGTGTTTCAAACGATCAAGGAAATAACGGGCGGCGGAGGGTTTACGATCAGCGGTGTCCGTATGCTTGGCAGCGTGGAGGAAGGACAAAAGAAGGCGAGCCTGGAACAAACGAAGGCGGAAACCTCAATACTGATCAGCGGCCAGGCGGTATTCAACAAGGGGAAGCTTCAGAACTGGATTGATGGGCCTGAAGCGAGGGGCACCCAGTGGATACTCGATAAAATTGTCGAAACCAATATGAATATAGATTCCGGGGACCAGGCTAAGGCGATTGCCGTAAACGTGGTGTTTTCCAAAACCAAGGTTAAGGTCGAGATGCGTGACGGGTTGCCTGTATTCCATATCCACATCAACGAGGAAGGGAATCTCAATGAGACGCAGAGCGTTATAAACCTGAGCGATAACCATGAAATCAGAAAGCTGGAAACGGGGATGGAGAAATTAACGGAGGAGGAAGTCCGGGAAGCCTTTCAAGCCGCACAAAGGGCAGAGTGCGATTATTTCAACTTTGGCAACGAACTCAAACGCCTGCACCCGGCTGAATGGAAAAAAGTTGATAAGGATTGGAATCAAATTTTTGCCAAAGGCACGCTGAAGCTTCAGGTTCATGCTTATATCCGGGCAACAGGATTGCGGGTGACACCGCTGAAGGCCCCGGAATAA
- a CDS encoding spore germination protein, with translation MAAQTKEKKQSQTADSNTSSPLSGNLKDDLQHIRQGLGNSMDLIIRHFKLINAALQVAVIYMEGLTDKELVDDFISHAMSFQTVSEEGQKLSTSQEVFNYIKEKALTPGKSQSLTNRGGLFEALLSGNTLVLVEGMPEALSGDTSGGEVRPVSEAGTQVSIRGSKASFTETISVNISLVRRRIKNPNLWVEPMKLGAVTQTNIAIMYIHGIADEDVLKKLREKLKEIRVDSILESGYIEQLIEGSGYSPFPTLYNTERPDTVAGNLLDGRIAVFVDGTPFVLIAPATFFMFFHTVEDYYQRFDISTLIRLLRFLCFFISMFGPAIFVAALNFHQEMIPTPLLINLASQREGVPFPAFVEALMMEVTFEIIREAGIRLPSPIGQTVSIIGGLVLGQAAVQAGIVSPAMVIVVSITGISSFTTPAFNMALSVRLLRFVIVFVSAFMGLYGIAILALMLVAHLCGLRSLGVPYMSPLGPFDPQAQKDTLIRSPIHFMKIRPRLEHKSNVRKKADKDRQGNQA, from the coding sequence AACGGCTGATAGCAATACAAGCTCCCCGCTCTCCGGGAATCTGAAGGATGATTTACAGCACATCAGGCAAGGACTGGGGAACAGTATGGATCTGATTATCCGCCATTTCAAATTGATAAATGCAGCTCTTCAGGTTGCAGTTATTTATATGGAAGGCCTCACGGATAAGGAGTTAGTGGATGACTTCATCTCCCATGCTATGTCTTTTCAAACCGTAAGTGAGGAAGGGCAGAAGCTCTCAACCAGCCAGGAGGTTTTTAACTATATCAAGGAAAAAGCGCTGACTCCGGGTAAAAGCCAGTCGCTCACAAACAGAGGCGGACTCTTTGAAGCCCTTTTGTCCGGCAACACGCTTGTACTGGTTGAAGGCATGCCGGAAGCACTCAGCGGCGATACAAGCGGAGGCGAGGTCCGTCCGGTCTCTGAGGCAGGAACGCAGGTATCCATCCGGGGGTCCAAGGCAAGCTTTACTGAAACGATTAGTGTCAACATTTCACTGGTCCGGCGAAGAATTAAAAATCCGAATCTTTGGGTAGAGCCGATGAAGCTGGGTGCTGTGACGCAGACGAACATCGCGATTATGTATATACATGGAATAGCCGACGAAGATGTCCTCAAGAAGCTGAGGGAGAAGCTGAAGGAGATCAGAGTGGATTCCATCCTGGAATCGGGTTACATCGAGCAGTTAATTGAGGGGAGCGGGTACTCCCCTTTCCCGACACTGTACAACACAGAACGACCCGACACTGTGGCCGGGAATTTGCTGGATGGAAGAATTGCCGTTTTCGTGGATGGTACCCCTTTTGTACTTATAGCCCCTGCAACTTTTTTTATGTTTTTTCATACCGTGGAGGACTACTATCAGCGGTTTGATATTTCTACACTGATCCGTTTGTTGCGTTTTCTCTGTTTTTTTATTTCGATGTTTGGTCCCGCCATCTTTGTTGCCGCGCTTAATTTTCATCAGGAGATGATTCCTACTCCGCTGCTCATCAATTTGGCTTCACAACGGGAAGGGGTGCCTTTTCCCGCCTTTGTCGAAGCGTTGATGATGGAGGTTACCTTTGAAATTATCCGCGAGGCGGGAATCCGCCTGCCTTCGCCAATCGGACAGACCGTCTCGATCATTGGAGGTCTGGTTTTGGGGCAGGCCGCTGTACAGGCGGGCATTGTTTCTCCGGCAATGGTTATTGTGGTTTCTATAACGGGGATCTCCAGCTTCACTACCCCTGCTTTTAATATGGCGCTTTCTGTACGTTTATTGCGTTTTGTTATAGTGTTTGTTTCCGCGTTTATGGGCCTGTACGGCATAGCGATTCTGGCCTTGATGCTGGTCGCGCATTTATGCGGCCTGCGGTCGCTCGGCGTTCCGTATATGTCTCCTTTGGGTCCCTTTGACCCTCAGGCCCAGAAGGATACCCTGATCCGGTCGCCCATCCATTTTATGAAGATACGGCCGCGTCTGGAACACAAAAGCAATGTGCGCAAAAAAGCGGACAAGGACAGACAGGGGAACCAGGCATGA